The following proteins are encoded in a genomic region of Nicotiana sylvestris chromosome 4, ASM39365v2, whole genome shotgun sequence:
- the LOC104228566 gene encoding pectin acetylesterase 8-like isoform X1, producing MAARTLHLFCFLVCSLAIIKSECAKDLGSYNVTKTILKNAVSKGAVCLDGSPPAYHFEPGFGKGVGNWIVQLSGGAWCTNVTECQDRILDKNVGSTNFTDSWTFQGIYSENPTANPDFYNWNKVFVRYCDGGAFTGDVEYVDHVTNLHFRGARIFEAVMEDLLAKGLKNAKNAILAGSSAGGYPTMLYCDHFRSLLPNTPRVKCLVDSGYFIHVKNPMQASGFEKIYNSLLTLHGSTKALPKSCTSKMNPPLCFFPENMQQHIKTPLFIAMSAFDYYQIKTTIDPNADRCVENRTCTECQNKAFRGN from the exons ATGGCGGCAAGAACTCTTCAtcttttttgctttcttgtttGTTCTTTGGCCATCATCAAATCTGAATGTGCAAAAGACTTAGGTTCTTACAATGTGACGAAGACAATCCTTAAGAATGCTGTGTCAAAAGGAGCAG TATGTTTGGATGGATCACCTCCAGCATACCATTTTGAACCTGGATTTGGCAAAGGAGTTGGAAATTGGATTGTACAACTTTCG GGAGGAGCATGGTGCACAAACGTCACAGAATGCCAGGATCGTATTTTGGACAAGAACGTGGGTTCTACAAATTTTACGGATTCATGGACGTTTCAAGGAATTTATAGCGAGAATCCGACTGCAAATCCAG ATTTCTACAATTGGAACAAAGTGTTTGTTAGATACTGTGATGGTGGAGCGTTCACCGGAGATGTTGAATACGTTGATCAT GTTACTAATCTTCACTTCAGAGGCGCGAGGATTTTTGAAGCAGTAATGGAGGATTTGTTGGCAAAAGGATTAAAGAATGCCAAAAAT GCTATTCTTGCAGGAAGTTCAGCCGGAGGATATCCAACAATGCTATATTGCGATCACTTCCGCAGTTTATTGCCAAATACTCCTAGAGTGAAATGCTTAGTCGATTCTGGTTACTTTATCCATGT GAAGAACCCTATGCAAGCAAGTGGCTTCGAGAAAATTTATAACTCACTTCTGACTTTACAT GGATCTACAAAAGCACTACCCAAATCATGCACTTCAAAAATGAATCCACCATTG TGTTTCTTCCCAGAAAACATGCAACAACATATCAAGACACCACTTTTCATTGCGATGTCAGCATTTGATTATTATCAG ATCAAAACTACTATAGACCCTAATGCAGACCGATGCGTTGAAAACAGGACATGCACCGAGTGTCAAAACAAAGCCTTCAGAGGTAATTAG
- the LOC104228566 gene encoding pectin acetylesterase 7-like isoform X2: protein MLCQKEQYVWMDHLQHTILNLDLAKELEIGLYNFREEHGAQTSQNARIVFWTRTWVLQILRIHGRFKEFIARIRLQIQVLVDFLFFYVKYADFYNWNKVFVRYCDGGAFTGDVEYVDHVTNLHFRGARIFEAVMEDLLAKGLKNAKNAILAGSSAGGYPTMLYCDHFRSLLPNTPRVKCLVDSGYFIHVKNPMQASGFEKIYNSLLTLHGSTKALPKSCTSKMNPPLCFFPENMQQHIKTPLFIAMSAFDYYQIKTTIDPNADRCVENRTCTECQNKAFRGN, encoded by the exons ATGCTGTGTCAAAAGGAGCAG TATGTTTGGATGGATCACCTCCAGCATACCATTTTGAACCTGGATTTGGCAAAGGAGTTGGAAATTGGATTGTACAACTTTCG GGAGGAGCATGGTGCACAAACGTCACAGAATGCCAGGATCGTATTTTGGACAAGAACGTGGGTTCTACAAATTTTACGGATTCATGGACGTTTCAAGGAATTTATAGCGAGAATCCGACTGCAAATCCAGGTTCTCGTGGATTTTCTT TTCTTCTATGTAAAATATGCAGATTTCTACAATTGGAACAAAGTGTTTGTTAGATACTGTGATGGTGGAGCGTTCACCGGAGATGTTGAATACGTTGATCAT GTTACTAATCTTCACTTCAGAGGCGCGAGGATTTTTGAAGCAGTAATGGAGGATTTGTTGGCAAAAGGATTAAAGAATGCCAAAAAT GCTATTCTTGCAGGAAGTTCAGCCGGAGGATATCCAACAATGCTATATTGCGATCACTTCCGCAGTTTATTGCCAAATACTCCTAGAGTGAAATGCTTAGTCGATTCTGGTTACTTTATCCATGT GAAGAACCCTATGCAAGCAAGTGGCTTCGAGAAAATTTATAACTCACTTCTGACTTTACAT GGATCTACAAAAGCACTACCCAAATCATGCACTTCAAAAATGAATCCACCATTG TGTTTCTTCCCAGAAAACATGCAACAACATATCAAGACACCACTTTTCATTGCGATGTCAGCATTTGATTATTATCAG ATCAAAACTACTATAGACCCTAATGCAGACCGATGCGTTGAAAACAGGACATGCACCGAGTGTCAAAACAAAGCCTTCAGAGGTAATTAG